A region from the Halichondria panicea chromosome 11, odHalPani1.1, whole genome shotgun sequence genome encodes:
- the LOC135344020 gene encoding uncharacterized protein LOC135344020, whose translation MCLFGPINPGSLNVSLTFQHNTAYLGGSVIHVNFDIIDNSEITYPALEDLEETLNVQPGNSVPAFASDNYWFCFCENDSRKSCTRNLMHVSASKGKPFSVMVRTLTFYGDNMSEPVRLRNLRSTLESIDADDNTSFLPTDGKLQSVSPEKCMTVSFTVKSKADTKVLKLNVGESNDKTLYVKVHFNELCPEGFPLGVNNASCVCDKQISNFLQSCEITDDNFQKKIEFQNYWMAPANQSKYQGAMSWYYSCPNRYCITEGSFTFSDNDICVNNRSGVLCGSCKMNTSLMLGGDVCGDCSDNAHLALLVVFVLAGILVVALIFLSQMTVASGTINGLIFYANILNSNRTVFFPVGFFRGYTIFISWLNLDFGIETCFYDGMNQIAYSGLLFVFPVYIWILAGLIVVLCRYSARVSKFFSASDPVAVLATIILLSFNSLAQNILTLFYYSPIKHPGNTRTVVWRFDGSVDFASGRHLTLIIIASVFLLLLLAYTLVLFLAQLLQKSEFISKILQRLRLQPFIHAYLIPFKPNYRYWAGLSLLMRVMLLTIFAFGSGDNPHTNLLAIISICIVAITMFKVTGGIYDKSWIDTLEMSFLVNLGVLAAATSYSLISSINDHRAIATYLSISIALLTFIGIIVVHVYWRLKKLPMVKERMEAFAKKIRGIKLIKSRKRIINEPVELEANKVTQSVAELTPVTDLREPLLESQIH comes from the coding sequence ATGTGTTTGTTTGGTCCTATCAACCCTGGAAGTCTTAACGTATCTCTCACATTTCAACACAACACAGCATACCTTGGGGGCAGTGTCATACATGTCAACTTTGATATTATAGATAACTCAGAGATTACGTATCCAGCTTTGGAGGACTTGGAAGAAACACTCAACGTGCAGCCAGGAAATTCAGTACCTGCATTTGCATCTGATAACTATTGGTTCTGTTTTTGTGAAAACGATTCAAGAAAAAGTTGTACAAGAAATCTAATGCATGTATCAGCAAGCAAGGGAAAGCCATTTTCTGTGATGGTGAGGACGCTCACATTTTATGGAGACAATATGTCAGAACCAGTTCGATTAAGGAATTTGCGGTCTACATTGGAATCGATTGACGCTGATGACAATACGTCTTTTCTACCTACTGACGGGAAGCTTCAAAGTGTGAGTCCTGAAAAATGCATGACTGTCAGTTTTACTGTGAAATCCAAGGCAGACACAAAAGTCCTTAAATTGAATGTGGGCGAGTCCAACGACAAAACACTTTATGTAAAAGTACATTTCAACGAGTTGTGTCCAGAGGGTTTTCCACTTGGCGTAAATAATGCCAGCTGTGTCTGTGACAAGCAAATCAGTAACTTTCTACAAAGCTGTGAGATAACGGATGACAACTTTCAGAagaaaatcgaatttcaaaacTATTGGATGGCACCAGCAAATCAATCTAAATATCAAGGAGCAATGAGTTGGTATTATAGCTGCCCTAACAGATACTGTATTACAGAGGGAAGCTTCACTTTTTCAGACAATGATATTTGTGTTAACAATAGGtctggtgtactgtgtggaaGCTGCAAAATGAACACTAGTTTAATGCTTGGTGGAGATGTATGTGGGGACTGTTCAGATAATGCACACTTGGCACTATTGGTTGTTTTTGTATTAGCTGGAATACTAGTGGTTGCTTTAATCTTCCTATCGCAAATGACAGTGGCTTCAGGAACTATAAATGGACTCATATTCTATGCCAACATTTTGAACAGCAATCGAACTGTGTTCTTCCCAGTGGGATTCTTCCGTGGCTATACAATCTTCATATCATGGCTGAACCTTGATTTCGGAATCGAAACATGTTTCTACGACGGCATGAATCAGATTGCATACAGTGGACTATTATTTGTATTCCCAGTCTATATCTGGATACTAGCAGGCCTGATTGTTGTTCTATGCCGATACTCGGCACGGGTATCGAAGTTTTTCAGTGCCAGCGACCCTGTAGCTGTTCTTGCTACCATAATCTTGTTGTCTTTCAACTCACTAGCCCAAAATATCCTCACCCTTTTCTACTATTCACCCATCAAACACCCTGGTAACACGAGAACAGTAGTTTGGAGATTCGACGGAAGTGTTGATTTTGCCTCTGGGCGTCATTTGACTCTTATCATAATCGCATCAGTGTTTCTCCTATTGCTACTGGCATACACACTTGTACTTTTTTTGGCCCAACTTTTGCAGAAAAGTGAATTCATCTCGAAAATCCTTCAACGATTGAGACTCCAGCCTTTCATACACGCATACTTGATCCCTTTCAAACCCAACTATCGCTACTGGGCAGGACTTAGTCTATTGATGAGAGTCATGCTACTAACCATATTTGCATTCGGATCCGGAGATAATCCGCATACAAATCTTCTTGCTATCATTTCCATCTGTATTGTTGCTATAACTATGTTTAAGGTGACTGGAGGAATATATGACAAGAGTTGGATTGACACACTGGAGATGTCCTTCTTGGTGAACCTAGGTGTGCTTGCAGCAGCTACCTCATATTCTCTGATTTCTTCAATCAATGATCATAGAGCAATTGCCACATACTTATCGATTTCGATAGCACTGCTAACCTTTATCGGGATTATAGTTGTGCATGTTTACTGGCGACTCAAGAAGCTACCAATGGTGAAGGAGAGGATGGAAGCTTTTGCTAAAAAAATACGAGGAATAAAATTAATCAAGAGCCGAAAACGAATTATAAATGAGCCGGTTGAATTGGAGGCTAACAAAGTCACACAGAGCGTGGCTGAGCTGACACCTGTAACTGATCTGAGGGAGCCATTGCTGGAAAGCCAAATACATTGA
- the LOC135344021 gene encoding uncharacterized protein LOC135344021, with product MASTRLKVLLLLKILIICDAQEQLIHVKPDSCPQECFCSYQFPDCQTLSEYALNTSSYLPSKFILTPGLYYLDSHFSINGTSFESFSLNGTENTTIYCRQNATLSFNGLTSVTIQNVAFVSCGEGDLPGISLTNINTVKMMDISVANTTSGALYIKDSSNVEVTNLAITNNKNSLATIVSIQNSIVTSLNNLNIFRNSIGVYDSECVYSSFPNVEEVVFRIDGGFLTAESVDVTDNVGLFGVMALSNVEAVVNGDWSFKLNRACLGSLFLSEVIMELTGTLLSNENKGISEKDNSNAGLYFSNSQVNINGTLESIANEGYITSIQSLGSNISLMEGSSLLLNGNHNGLQAMSLAEGTKLVIQNGTLTACNNTMRQRLILVNNSQVIFNGHTTFINNSKSPFSVHNAIIQLYGQIYFQDNAGVVFAVTSHLDIDGNSTFYRNNVDDGFKDGALAIFYQSSLKNWVAIIHFLKIEMKLWTVVQYMQEPNLLLSLAESEHLKITQQIMEVQFSLRNNLDLNSTMKLIYTL from the coding sequence ATGGCTTCAACAAGATTAAAAGTACTTCTTCTCTTAAAAATTCTGATTATTTGCGATGCCCAAGAGCAACTGATTCACGTCAAACctgacagctgcccacaagaGTGCTTCTGTTCCTACCAGTTCCCCGACTGTCAGACTTTGTCTGAGTACGCACTCAATACAAGTAGTTACCTCCCTTCCAAGTTTATACTAACTCCTGGTCTATATTATCTCGATTCACACTTTTCGATAAATGGTACCAGTTTTGAGAGCTTCTCTCTAAATGGAACTGAAAATACCACCATCTACTGTCGACAAAATGCCACTTTATCATTCAATGGTTTGACAAGCGTAACTATTCAAAATGTGGCCTTTGTTTCGTGCGGTGAAGGTGATTTGCCTGGTATCAGCTTGACCAACATCAACACAGTGAAGATGATGGACATCAGTGTAGCTAACACCACCTCTGGTGCTCTCTACATTAAAGACAGCTCAAATGTTGAGGTCACTAACCTTGCGATTACCAATAACAAAAACTCACTTGCTACGATTGTCAGCATACAAAACTCAATTGTTACGAGTTTAAATAATCTCAACATCTTTAGAAACAGTATTGGAGTATATGATTCTGAGTGTGTCTACAGCAGCTTCCCTAATGTAGAAGAGGTGGTGTTTCGAATCGATGGTGGTTTCTTAACAGCTGAGAGTGTTGATGTGACTGATAATGTTGGACTGTTTGGTGTAATGGCCTTGAGTAATGTTGAGGCAGTTGTGAATGGAGACTGGTCATTTAAACTAAATCGTGCTTGTCTAGGTTCATTATTCCTGAGTGAGGTCATCATGGAATTAACTGGGACTTTATTATCAAATGAAAACAAAGGTATCAGCGAAAAAGACAATTCCAATGCTGGATTATATTTCAGTAACAGTCAAGTAAATATAAATGGGACACTTGAATCAATTGCAAACGAAGGTTACATCACATCAATTCAATCTCTGGGCTCTAATATATCTTTAATGGAGGGATCATCTCTACTTCTGAATGGTAATCACAATGGACTTCAAGCGATGTCACTGGCAGAAGGAACAAAGCTGGTAATTCAAAACGGAACGCTAACGGCTTGTAATAACACAATGCGTCAAAGGCTTATTCTAGTGAACAATTCTCAAGTGATATTCAATGGTCATACAACATTTATCAACAATTCAAAATCCCCTTTTTCTGTGCACAATGCTATTATTCAATTGTACGGTCAGATCTACTTTCAAGATAATGCTGGAGTTGTGTTCGCTGTGACTTCTCATCTGGATATAGACGGTAACTCAACCTTTTATCGCAACAATGTTGATGATGGCTTCAAAGATGGTGCTCTTGCTATATTTTATCAAAGCAGCTTGAAAAACTGGGTGGCAATTATACATTTCTTGAAAATAGAAATGAAGTTGTGGACAGTGGTGCAATATATGCAAGAGCCCAATCTGTTGTTAAGCTTAGCGGAATCGGAACATTTGAAAATAACTCAGCAAATAATGGAGGTGCAATTTTCCTTGAGGAACAATCTCGACTTGAACTCTACAATGAAACTAATCTACACTTTGTAA